The genome window TTCAAGCTTTCTCTGAATGTTCCTCAGGCATTTCCTGCTGGCTCTGGTCCCATGGATCGTACTACCTATATGTTCACATATGTTAATCCTCAACCAGGATCCCCAAAATTGGAAGAACTATTAGAAGAATATTGGGATCTAATGCCACATTATCAGGTTAGATTTCTGATCTGTAGACAACAATCTTGCATATCATGATTCCCCATGTTTATTTTGTATCCCAATAGGAGTTGGattttttagaacaaaaaattatattttaaagagAGTTATGTCTTATAAAAATCAGACTTGTTCAACTTTCATTTCTTATTTAGTTTGCCCCAACTCTCCCACTGACCGTTACACTTTCAAGGCTGTTTCTCTGTTGGTTATTCTGATCAAGTTCCACTAGATTTACATTACAGCCCAAGGTCTTGCTATTTGCATGATGCAAGCTGATTGATGCATTATTAGCATAATCAGTTCTAAATTTTCATTCCATATGTGCAGCTTTATTCATAATCAGTCCTGAATATGTCTACGTGCATTTGCATGCATATGTGATGAGTGGTCTGCTATTCAGTTGGCACACACTTGAGGATTTAggagtatttttttaatatgttttctAAATGCTGTGCAAACATAACATGGAAGAGATGGCCAATGGattatattttatctttgttAGCCAATTCTAGGGAATTCTTTCTGACTAAAAGTTCATACTTTTCCACTCCTTTTCCCTAAAATTGCATCTTGATTATTTTAACAAGTTTGTAATTTCCACATAATCAATGCTTATATAAGTCAGCAGCTTGTATAATTTAATATcccctccttttctttctttgatgcCCTCTCATCTGTTAACAATACAATTGGAATGTGTACTTAATAGGGAGTCTCTCTTGAGAATCTGGAGATATTGAGAGTTATATATGGCATTTTCCCTACGTATCGTGACAGGTAATGAAGCAAGTATTGCATGAGTTGCAATAAGGTTTACTTTACTTCTTGGATATCAATTAAGGACATACTcttgtcaaaactcaaaattctttgaaaaaagaaaaaattcagatcttatatattaataagttcAGAACGAATTTCTGTTTGTATTCTTTTGGATGGGAGGCTAAAGCGATTATAGATTATATTATATATCAATTGAAATGAGTGTAttctttgttttagtaaaatCCAATGTTTGGACTCATAATGCATGTAATTTGCAACTTGGAACTTTTTCCTCTGATAGTATGGTATCATAGTAATTTTGGAGCACACTTAATCGTATACATTATGCAGCAATGTTGAACTTTGATTTGTTGAATTTTTCATATGGTGGATAATAGATTTGTCTTGCAATGCTTTTGTACTAACCTGTTAACTTTTCAAGTTTTGAATCAAAATCATTGGATGGAAATAGATGTAAGGCTTCTCTCTTTCTGAACTAGAATCATGACATGTATTGCTGCTCATACGGTCATAACATGTAACTTGAGGATATTGTTTTTCACTTCTGTTGTTGAATGAGTGGAAAACTATGTCTTAGATTAAATACACCacttcataatttttgtttatgccTGCGTCTTTTGCCTGTATTAATGAATGCAAAATTCTTCTCATGTTTCTCTTAACTTTCCCATGGTTTCTTAAAATCTGATGCCTTTTAATTCTTGATGGTGGTGGATCGACTTGACAGCCCATTGCCAGCAGCTTTTAATCGTGTTTTACAGGTGGTGTATGCTATAAACTTCTAAAGCCCCCAATATATTATGATCTTGTACCAAATGGAATGCAAGTGTCACAAAATCATTCTCTGCAGTTTGGTGATGCTAGTGGCATACAATCACCAGTTTCATTTGGTGGCTTTGGGAGCTTGACTAGGCACCTTCAGAGGCTGGTTACAGGTATATAGTTTATGTGCAATTCTTCAGTATATTATTTTGCCTAATTACAAGGTTCTAGGATCAATGGGGAGTTCACACACTAAAGTTGAATCTCTTCAGTGGGTTTAAATAGTATCTAAATAAGTTTTATTACATTGCACAGAAGTTCAATACATATGATTACAACGGGTAATTGTAATGATTGGAACTGGATCTCCTTTTTCTGACACTCAGGTAGaaaaatgaaatggaattaTTTTTCAAGGTGTCCAGACATTGATCAAACATTAATGACATGTAGAAATGTTTTTATAAGGATGAGGTTTACTAATATTCTTTTTCCTTCCTGTGAACAAAGGAATATACGAAGCAATCAATGAAGATTTTCTTGACTCTTACAACTTATCCCTGCTGAATCCATACATGGTTGGTGACTTGCTGTTTTCTTGCTTTGTGGTTACCAGCTGTCATGGTTATCTgaaatctaaatatatatttatgcacTGCAGCCCAACTTAAGTGCTTCATGGTTGTTTCAAAGAGCAATGTCAGCTAGACAACAGTCTAATGTCTCACCAGATTTTATTACCGAGCTCCTTTATGTTAATTTTCAGAGTATGCAGGTAGCATTGTGTTTCCATATAACAAAGCCAGagttttgtttctctctcaGGATCCTTCCGTATtctataatatatttgtttctctcttcttcagAGGCTAGGTGATCCAGTTCTAAGACCATTTCTTCAGGTTCTTTTCTTGTTTATCTTTTTGGCATATTTCCGATTTgcatatgagtaataattttaaattttttatcaaattaaaattattaagtctttttttcttttctattttttcctgAAACACTACTTTGACAGGATGTTGTACAGTTCGTGCCTCTTGCCAAGACATTAGGCCTAGTCATGTTAACTAAACCTCAACTTCTTCCATCAATATTCAAGCAGGTAATTAATAAGTAgatatcccttttttttttttgaatttttctcttCCACATTTTCTGTCCAACTTGAGTGAGTCTATGACTTACTGCAAGGTAGCGTTCCAATATGTTTTGAGATCTGTGTACTATTTTTATAGCCAGGTCTCCCATTTACTTTCATCTTCTAACAGctgatatttttatttcataatttgaaTAGATGAAATTAATAAGAGCTTTAGTTGATTGAAATATATTCTCAGATAACATATCCTCAGATAACATATCCTCTAAGCAAACACATGCCCTCTTTTAATTGGGATTGACAATGAAGAAATGGAGAGATATAAAAGTAGAATTTAGCAAAGTTCTTTTCCGTAGTTGGCCTGATATATGACCCACCATCATCTAATCCAGGCTTAGGATCGGCAGTGTAGCAGTAGTGAAACAGTTCCCAAAATGAATAATGTTTGCTACAGTAGTGTGCAGGTATTGGATTCTTTGAAAAATAGTGCCTAAACAGACAGAATTTTAGTCAGTAAATCTTGGTATTGCGTACATGTGTTATATTTCCTTGATGAATATGTGTATAATAGCTATCCATATTCAGTTCTCGTCAAATTAATTTGGTCGCGTTTCAGGTTGGTATTCCTGTGCTTCTTGACTGGTCTGGACATTTTTTTATGCTGGGTTACTATACGTTTCTGTCAACCTTTGCTGACCCTGTCATAAGGTAATTGTTCTTCCATCCTCTTGTTTCTCTCTCAGTTTAATCAAAGCACAACAATTAAGGATTACAGCAGTATTCCCAACCATATTGTTAGTTAAAGACACTTTCTTAAGTTTGCATTCTTCCTTTATGTTCTAGAGAATAGACTCTTATTAGTTTCATGTCTTGCAAGGCCATTGCTAAGCTCTTTTCCATCCAAGATGAAGTATGAGTGGAAGCGGCGCCTCGAGGCTTGGAAATATGGAGCTGGTTTAGATTACAAGCGGTAAGGAGTCACCTAACGATGATCGGAACAGTGGTAGGGTAATGAAGACAGAGGACTGGTCTACTTGGTTTACAAGTTCTTGGATGGCAAATTCATTGATTTTTACCAATCTTGTCCTAATTTGATCTTGAGGGGTGGTTAGGCCTTGAAGATCAGTTAAAGATTTCGTAGTACTTCACGTAGACATGGTTACAAATTTTGGCATTATTGTCTGATGATAATTCATATGCCTTTTAATTGTGCAACAAATTTCACTGATAATTTGTTAGTGGTATAAATTTAAGGCAATTTGTATCCACAAACTCAATTAGGGGATGAATGGGTAAGATTACATATCCCTGAATTAAACATCTAGATATCATTAGAAGAGGTTTTAGGAATGCAGATTGTGAATGGTCAATCTAAATCACCTTTCAGAGTCCAAAGAGTAAAGGATCGCCTAACAACCAATTTCCCTTAATGTGGTGAATGTGCTAAAATTTATAGACGTTTGCTATGGTGAATTGGCAATTATGTTTCGGAGAAAGGACGGATCCACCATAGGAGCAAGCTCCACAAAAGGAGAATGAACGCCCTAGACCCCTCAATTGGAGATATAAGAATGATAGTAGGGGGCATAGCCGAAACTGGGTCGTCCAAAAAAGCCCATAAGACCTACCTTAGAATGGTCTAGAACGTCCAGTTTACAGGCTCCGTACCTAAAATGACATGGATTGACAACCCTGTAATCGGATTCTCGGAAGAAGTCGCTCGAAGACTCCACCACCCGCATGACGATGCACTTGTGGTCAGCCTACGAGTAGGAGATTATAACATGCACCAGGTTTTGATCAACAATGGCAGCTCAGTAGACATCCTGTATTACCCGGCCTTCTAGTAGATGAGGATTGACCGAGAACAACTGGTCCCGATAAATGCCCTTCTCATTGGTTTCGGAGGGACAAAAGTATCCCCCCTTGGCGCCGTCACATTGTTAGTAATGGTAGGCGACTACCTGCAGTAGATCACCAAGGACGTAACATTCCTCGTGGTCGACTGCTCATCTGCTTACAACGCCATTCTCAGACGACCAACtctcaactcatggaaggctgcaacttcaacctaccacctaatgatcaagttccctATAGATTATGGAGTGAGAGAGCTGCAGGGAAATCAAGTGGCTGCACGCGAATGTTACATTGCCATACTAGAAATGGATGATCACCAACAAACATTGTGCATAGATGAACAAAGGGCACTAGCAAAGCCGGTTGAGGAGCTAGAAGAAATAAGACTTGATGAATCAAAGCCCAAACGGACGACTAGGATGGGGACATTATCAAGTCGGACGGTTCGACAAGCGCTCACGACCTTCCTAAAGGACAACTAAGATGTGTTCGCCTAAAGTCATGAGGACATGCCAGGAATCAACCCTTCAATTATAGTACACAAGTTGAATGTGTCGCCCTCATCGCCTCCCATTCGACAAAGAAAACGAGTGTTCGCTCAAGAAAGAGACAAAGCTATAGCTGAAGAAGTTCAAAAGTTGCTTGATGCAAATTTCATTCGGGAGGTATATTACCCCGACTGGTTAGCAAATGTGGTTATGGTTAAAAAGGCCAATGAaaaatggagaatgtgcgtTGATTTCACAAATCTCAACAGAGCTTGCCTAAAGGACAGTTACCCATTCCCACGGATAAGATACTTTGGTAAACTCGACCGCAGGACATGAACTTCTGAGTTTTATGGATGCTTTTTCTGTTTACAACCAAATCAGAATGGAGGAAACGGATTAGgaaaaaactttctttattaCGAGCCGGGGACTTTTCTGCTACAAAATCATGCCATTCGGACTAAAAAACGCAGGAGCGATGTACTAGAGATTGATGGATAAAATGTTCGTCCaccagattgggaggaatgtgcAAGTTTATGTAGACGACATCAATAGAAGTGTGTTATTGTCATTAAGCTCTATTTTGCATAGAAGTATAGGCAATCATTTCAAGTAGGCTAATCTTTTGGCACACAAACACTTTACTTACTCATATCCCTTGTGCATGACTCAGCAGGTCATCTATTCAtacaacataaattttttattgcataaCTCTACAAGCAATTTTTATTATGTCAACGGATATATCACATGAGGGATGTGGTACATCCGGGTAATGCCAAATTACTTTTCCTCTACAAGGCACTTAGACAACTTTGTACGTACAAtaccccttctctctctctttcccaaagaaaataaatatataaataaacaagagcaagacttaggtacagtacttaggtacTGTTTCTCAGGTTCCTCTCTTAAGATTCTACTATGTGGATTTTTCCTCATGAGgttgaagtgtattttttagttaagtagccacatgactCAATTTTAAGTGAGGAACTTTAGAAACAACACTTAAGGTattgtatctaaattttgtctaataaataaaatatcagTTGGATGTCTTTGCACTCCACATTTTGGAAAGCTCCTTCACCATAGGCCTCTCTTTAACTTCCACCTGCCTCTCCAAATGCCATTTCTTTGACGTATTATCAGCCTACAAAACAAAAGTTCTAGAGTTAGTTTGTGACAAAGGTAAACTAAGTGAAAAAATACAGAACTTCTAACTAGACATACCCAGGTTTTTAAGGGAACTAGTTGCTCTTTAATCATCTCAAATTTTGGCTCTACCAGGTCTCTTCCTTTAGTCCGAAATTCATGAGTctgtaaaaattaaataataacttCATGTAATCTTGTCACCTAGTTTCAAAGACAATCTTAATTTTAATGCAATATAATGGCTGGCAACTGAAAGGTAACATCTTCTAGAAGGGATGAAGCACGGACAAACAAAATACCGCATATTGCAAGCAACTGAGAATTAAATCTCTGATTGCTACAGCAGGATGACATTGAAAAACTTAACAgtacaaacccaaaaacaaaagataaaagtaataagtcattaaaaaaaaaaaaaaacgtaataagtttcaatgataaaaaaatgcaaagataAATAAACGAACATGTTACGTGGAaatgatctaaaaaaaaattatagaatctCAATAACAGGTCAGAACATATATCATTGTGTTTGTCTGTGTATACTTGATAAACATTTCAATTATAGTCACAACCAAAAAGAGGCAAACACAGCAGGGTTCCCCAGctgaatgaataaaaaaaaatggttaaaatttaCCGAGTTCATTTCAGAAGCATTTAATCGCTAAAGCCAAATTTGGAACTTATATAGACAGATCTAGAGTCTGTTATGGAAAATGCCATTCATAGATACCTCTAAAAgactaaaaatttcaactttctCTATGACCTAATTAAATACAGAGATTGTCTTTCATACTAAACCAATGCACAAGACAGAGAACACTAGAACTAATACATggcaataaatatataaatttaggtTCAGCTCCTCTCTCATTTAAAACCCCCTCCAATTCTCTTCCATTTTTAGCCAGCTGTAAGACACTTGGCGAGGTTGGAGTGTGGTTTGGAGGTTCTTGATGTTAGGTGGCAGGAACGGTGAGGTTGGCCATGGGTGGTGACTGGGCTGTTTGTGATGAAGGGGCTGTCGAGGGAGTGGCCaacaaaatttttcctttttatcttttagGAGTTTTAGGGTGATCAGAGATGGGATTGAGGGTgatcttgggcttgggctgctGAGTGTGGTGGTTTTTTTAGTGGTTGTGATTCGGGGTTGGATGGAGGCAGGTAAATCGTCACTTTTATCCCTATATTTTTAACATCAGGCTGATAAGGCGGTTTACTTAACAGAATAAACCATGAAAGGGAAAAGTGCTACTTTTAAAACCATGTGGTAGGCAAAGTGAAACCACCCAAAACCACAAGTGGATAAACTATAATCAACCCTACtcttaaaatataataaaaaaggatatatatatatatatatatatcccagTTTTCAGTAATTCATTATGAGGACACCCACTCAATTAATTTTAGGATTTAAGGCATGGCAAATATATACTTACATTCTGCATCTCTAGTTTTGAGACTGCCAGTCCAAATATCAAGGTGGCACCTCCAAATATAATTGCTGTAGCAACAGCAAATGCCTTCCCAActgtggaggaaaaaaaaaaaaaaaaccaggctTGTTGATGTTGAGTTGGATagatacaaaaaacaaac of Quercus lobata isolate SW786 chromosome 8, ValleyOak3.0 Primary Assembly, whole genome shotgun sequence contains these proteins:
- the LOC115954646 gene encoding uncharacterized protein LOC115954646 isoform X2, which codes for MVLLHLGFINGVSQCPLVSPLVQRRSHKASRHLRFIAQSIPSRTQRIMEGISVSGEVGGAGGAYSYNALKRLDQLWSGICSAQTVVQEPQQIVSSIRGIFDSDDKAVDTFDVLVCGGTLGIFIATALSSKGLRVGIVERNILKGREQEWNISRKELFELVEAGVLVEEDIEEATAMKFNPVLQLAEGDILSSRLIIDAMGNFSPVVKQIRCGRKPDGVCLVVGSCARGFKDNSTSDVIYSSSSVKKVGTSEAQYFWEAFPAGSGPMDRTTYMFTYVNPQPGSPKLEELLEEYWDLMPHYQGVSLENLEILRVIYGIFPTYRDSPLPAAFNRVLQFGDASGIQSPVSFGGFGSLTRHLQRLVTGIYEAINEDFLDSYNLSLLNPYMPNLSASWLFQRAMSARQQSNVSPDFITELLYVNFQSMQRLGDPVLRPFLQDVVQFVPLAKTLGLVMLTKPQLLPSIFKQVGIPVLLDWSGHFFMLGYYTFLSTFADPVIRPLLSSFPSKMKYEWKRRLEAWKYGAGLDYKR